Proteins encoded within one genomic window of Triticum aestivum cultivar Chinese Spring chromosome 2D, IWGSC CS RefSeq v2.1, whole genome shotgun sequence:
- the LOC123056192 gene encoding disease resistance protein RGA4-like, which produces MEFGVATFSAVAAVVISKLCVVMENILKKVPEIRADVRCIKEDLEAIEAAIELHGLNREHVIFIAQLRRLAYDIEDCIDRFDAKKMVLKDFAKEIVILKEISTDTTNRIQKFNFLAEEDDRTAQGQRAADVPAELQNLGDYNPNCLLYLCLFPRNHQVRTKPLARRWLAEGLVQGEQLAVKNMKILTNSSIFSSIQRSNNGEVRRCQPTDETFRYISQQSVSENFVLFCDGAAQPSQGKSLQAQVARRLSVHPSANVQLNLPQDLSRLRTLAVFPAGEVNLASYEDVLDFARYQVLRVLDLKECAHLSEEHLRDIWGQVLIKYLSINLGSIAEINSSIKHLDQLETLDLSGSQTVTVFKEVLLLPKLKHLFGRFQLSKKDTFTPGWLLTSGLQEFLKRKSRLETLAGFVTNERLGFPQLLNLMKHLRKVKIWFESDASERNVKVLSKSITEFIGAGVTQPDLNRSLSIEFEECSGEYVNNISQVAGILASLKLRGNLPQFPPFVAGLSAIEELCLWSTGLTWEVIRAGLSRVRGLKYLKLIEDNLGRLDVLSEAEHLKAIERICVVCKQRLEVAIAARPLPNLVSLHILCQDLHGIPHNPLIEITRMAKLQEVALHHQVDDTTKDELLQIADGHPNTPKVLFLEYLL; this is translated from the exons ATGGAGTTTGGTGTAGCCACATTTAGCGCGGTAGCTGCCGTCGTCATATCAAAGCTCTGCGTGGTGATGGAAAATATTTTAAAGAAGGTCCCGGAAATTAGAGCTGATGTTAGGTGCATCAAAGAGGATCTGGAGGCGATCGAAGCTGCCATTGAACTTCATGGTCTCAATCGCGAACATGTCA TATTCATTGCACAACTGAGGCGGCTGGCATATGACATCGAAGACTGCATCGACCGCTTCGATGCCAAGAAGATGGTCCTCAAGGATTTTGCCAAAGAGATTGTCATACTCAAGGAAATATCGACTGATACGACCAACAGGATACAGAAGTTTAATTTCCTTGCAGAAGAGGATGACAGGACTGCACAAGGGCAAAGGGCTGCTGATGTCCCAGCAGAGCTTCAGAATCTCGGTGATTATAACCCCAACTGCTTGCTATACTTGTGCTTGTTCCCTCGTAATCATCAAGTCAGGACTAAGCCCCTAGCAAGGAGATGGCTGGCCGAAGGACTAGTACAAGGAGAACAGCTCGCAGTAAAAAATATGAAAATTCTCACCAACTCGAGTATCTTCAGTTCCATCCAGAGAAGCAACAATGGGGAGGTGAGGAGATGCCAACCTACCGACGAGACGTTCCGGTACATCTCCCAACAGTCGGTATCAGAGAATTTCGTATTGTTCTGTGATGGCGCGGCCCAACCATCGCAGGGGAAATCATTGCAGGCCCAAGTCGCCCGCAGGCTATCTGTGCATCCTTCTGCAAACGTGCAACTGAATTTGCCTCAGGATCTGTCTCGTCTCCGGACCCTGGCGGTATTCCCTGCCGGTGAGGTGAATCTCGCCAGTTATGAAGACGTTTTAGATTTTGCCAGGTATCAAGTGCTGCGGGTGTTGGATCTGAAAGAATGTGCTCACCTGAGCGAAGAACATCTCAGAGATATCTGGGGCCAGGTGCTCATCAAATATCTGAGCATCAATTTGGGTAGCATTGCTGAGATTAATAGCTCAATCAAGCACCTGGATCAGTTAGAGACACTCGACCTGAGTGGAAGCCAAACTGTGACGGTGTTCAAAGAAGTCCTCCTGCTGCCCAAATTGAAGCACCTCTTCGGGAGGTTCCAGCTTTCCAAAAAAGATACCTTCACTCCGGGATGGTTACTAACATCAGGTCTACAAGAGTTCCTGAAACGTAAGAGTAGGCTGGAGACGCTGGCAGGATTTGTCACCAATGAGAGACTAGGATTTCCACAACTGTTGAATCTTATGAAGCACTTGCGGAAGGTGAAGATATGGTTCGAATCCGACGCTAGCGAAAGGAACGTGAAAGTTCTTTCAAAATCCATTACGGAATTCATTGGTGCTGGTGTCACTCAGCCTGATCTTAATCGGTCCCTGTCCATTGAATTCGAAGAATGCTCGGGAGAGTACGTGAATAATATCAGCCAAGTTGCAGGCATACTCGCCTCGCTCAAGCTGCGCGGCAACCTGCCCCAATTCCCTCCGTTTGTTGCAGGACTTAGTGCTATCGAGGAGCTGTGCCTTTGGTCCACTGGGCTGACCTGGGAGGTTATTCGAGCCGGGCTGAGCAGGGTGAGAGGACTGAAATATCTGAAGCTTATTGAAGATAACCTTGGGCGCCTCGACGTACTGTCTGAAGCTGAGCACCTCAAAGCCATTGAGCGGATATGCGTCGTGTGCAAGCAAAGGCTGGAAGTAGCAATCGCAGCTCGCCCGCTGCCTAATCTTGTGTCACTTCATATCCTCTGCCAAgatctgcacggtattcctcataATCCCCTCATCGAAATCACACGCATGGCAAAACTCCAGGAAGTCGCGCTCCATCATCAAGTAGACGATACCACAAAAGATGAACTGCTACAAATTGCGGATGGCCATCCTAATACGCCCAAAGTTTTGTTCCTCGAATATCTCTTATAA